In a single window of the Prochlorococcus marinus CUG1415 genome:
- a CDS encoding N-acetylneuraminate synthase family protein: MSINSSKFNPNCINLCNKKIGTSYPCFIIAEVAQAHEGSLGLAHSFIDAAADSGADAIKFQTHLSKYESTLDEKFRYQFSNQDKTRYEYWQRMEFNEDQWKELFNHANSRNIAFLSSPFSEEAVDLLYKIGVRDWKIGSGEFLSNSIINFIAKKKGTILLSTGMSSWDEIDKITTKVNDLSLSAVLMQCNSKYPTPLEKVGLNIIDEMKNKFNLNIGFSDHSGKISSSIAAITKGISVLEVHVTFDKKMFGPDASSSITFEQLKKLVQFRNEFEIMIRNPVDKDKESKSLKDMRIMFNKSIALKYPLKKDVILKREDLTFKKPGGGISPDKINEVLGMKLKNDMPETRLLQWTHLKES; this comes from the coding sequence ATGAGCATAAATTCATCAAAATTTAACCCAAATTGCATTAATCTCTGCAATAAAAAAATAGGCACTAGTTATCCATGTTTTATAATTGCTGAAGTTGCACAAGCGCATGAAGGTTCTTTAGGATTAGCTCATTCTTTTATTGATGCCGCAGCTGATTCTGGTGCAGATGCAATAAAATTTCAAACACACTTATCTAAATATGAATCAACTTTAGATGAAAAATTTAGATACCAGTTTTCTAATCAAGATAAAACAAGGTATGAATATTGGCAGAGGATGGAATTTAATGAAGATCAATGGAAAGAACTTTTTAATCACGCCAATTCAAGAAACATAGCTTTTTTAAGCTCCCCCTTCTCTGAAGAGGCAGTAGATCTTTTATACAAAATAGGAGTAAGAGACTGGAAAATTGGATCTGGTGAGTTTCTAAGTAATTCAATAATAAATTTCATTGCGAAAAAAAAAGGCACTATTCTATTGAGTACTGGAATGAGTTCTTGGGATGAGATAGATAAAATAACCACCAAAGTTAATGATCTTTCACTTTCAGCTGTTCTAATGCAATGTAATTCCAAATACCCTACACCACTTGAAAAAGTAGGATTAAACATAATTGATGAAATGAAAAATAAATTTAATTTAAATATTGGGTTTTCAGATCATAGTGGTAAGATTTCTTCTTCGATAGCAGCTATTACTAAAGGTATAAGTGTTTTAGAGGTTCATGTTACTTTTGATAAGAAGATGTTTGGTCCTGATGCATCTTCTTCTATAACTTTTGAGCAATTAAAAAAACTTGTACAATTCAGGAATGAGTTTGAGATAATGATAAGAAATCCAGTTGATAAAGATAAAGAATCCAAATCTCTAAAAGATATGAGAATTATGTTTAATAAAAGTATTGCATTAAAATATCCTCTAAAAAAAGATGTAATATTGAAAAGAGAAGATTTAACCTTCAAGAAGCCTGGTGGAGGAATATCACCAGATAAAATTAATGAAGTCTTAGGAATGAAATTAAAAAATGATATGCCTGAAACGAGACTTCTCCAATGGACTCACCTAAAAGAATCTTGA
- a CDS encoding class I SAM-dependent methyltransferase, producing MAFQKLNSINEYFNILGCKRNYSRQLIKCEICNSNEFEVICSHTDTGNNILAPVEVQACKKCGFLMQNPRFEKEFYEKYYEEFYPFMRARSQSNKPGDPTNVGKKTQMDNEGNPNEFGYEIAIERANNFYNYLNKIKLKITNKKLLDVGCGCGGFLELFKRKGYVVKGNDPDIKSANFAIKKGLKVDVIQGEKMEYKEKFGLIIIIGSLEHCHNPNTILKKCWEYLDEDGIIVLEGRYYPISESFRWLNSNHHRFLTDKSAQAILVKHGFEIILSTTDPVSGENTGRNGGGFAFAKKNSNAKRYLDIDDQKKLIAKLKELELIQNIPSLREMLKKHDEKFDINFS from the coding sequence ATGGCATTTCAAAAACTAAATTCAATAAATGAATATTTTAATATTTTAGGTTGCAAAAGAAATTATTCTAGACAATTAATTAAATGTGAAATTTGCAATTCGAATGAATTTGAAGTTATTTGCTCACATACTGATACTGGTAATAATATTCTGGCTCCAGTAGAAGTTCAAGCATGCAAAAAATGTGGATTCCTTATGCAAAACCCTCGTTTCGAGAAGGAATTCTATGAAAAATACTATGAAGAATTTTATCCATTTATGCGTGCAAGAAGTCAATCTAATAAACCTGGTGATCCTACAAACGTAGGTAAAAAGACACAAATGGATAATGAAGGAAATCCAAATGAATTTGGATATGAAATAGCGATAGAAAGAGCAAATAATTTTTATAATTATTTGAATAAAATTAAACTAAAAATTACCAATAAAAAGTTACTAGATGTTGGCTGTGGTTGCGGAGGGTTCTTAGAATTATTTAAAAGAAAAGGATATGTTGTAAAGGGTAATGATCCAGATATTAAATCAGCTAATTTTGCAATAAAAAAAGGATTAAAAGTTGATGTAATACAAGGAGAAAAAATGGAATATAAAGAAAAGTTTGGTCTAATTATAATTATTGGTTCTTTGGAGCATTGCCATAATCCAAATACTATTTTAAAAAAATGTTGGGAATATTTAGATGAAGACGGCATAATAGTTCTAGAAGGAAGATATTATCCTATCTCCGAGAGTTTTAGATGGCTTAATTCAAATCATCATAGATTTCTAACTGATAAAAGTGCTCAAGCAATACTAGTAAAGCATGGTTTTGAAATTATACTAAGTACAACTGATCCAGTATCAGGAGAGAATACTGGCAGAAATGGTGGGGGATTTGCTTTTGCAAAGAAAAATTCAAATGCCAAAAGATATCTTGATATAGATGATCAAAAAAAATTAATTGCTAAATTAAAAGAGTTAGAATTAATACAAAATATTCCATCATTAAGAGAAATGCTCAAAAAACATGATGAAAAATTCGATATTAATTTTTCATAG
- a CDS encoding glycosyltransferase family 4 protein, with protein sequence MKILCFTQFYIPDIGGMQISNSLIVEGLKKKKVEIELHLFGNSRKIIVNENLTINNHKFIPLSFFGHLRTLLLVISSIKKVKPDLILFLDESITRSLGMTPLKLNFNCKIFSINSGSTLTRRNLHFKGKLNAFFIKRGYEYIDKLFLSESTKNDLLKNHSYLESKINVLGRPISNNFYLKEEKFLNWKSNEKIPVLMSVGGLWKHKGFDLIIKSLALMKKKYGCEKCEYIIIGDGPEKKFLSDLIKKHKLLKVKILGYKPNSDLPSYISQSDIFVIPSINEGETFGRSCVEAMACSKPILSSYLSNLSNLVKEGENGFVVKPNIKNFYFAIERFLNISRSRYIKMSKSSYKIAIKYKQENIVNQLIKQFPK encoded by the coding sequence ATGAAAATTCTTTGTTTTACGCAATTTTATATTCCTGATATTGGAGGTATGCAAATTTCTAATAGCCTTATTGTTGAAGGCTTAAAAAAGAAAAAAGTAGAAATTGAATTGCATTTATTTGGAAACTCTAGGAAAATAATTGTTAATGAAAATTTAACAATAAATAATCATAAATTTATTCCTTTAAGTTTTTTTGGTCATCTGAGAACACTCTTGCTTGTTATTTCCTCTATTAAAAAAGTTAAGCCAGACTTGATATTGTTTTTAGATGAATCAATCACAAGATCTTTAGGAATGACGCCATTAAAATTAAATTTTAATTGTAAAATTTTTAGTATTAATAGTGGTTCAACGTTGACAAGAAGAAATTTACACTTTAAAGGTAAATTGAATGCTTTTTTCATTAAAAGAGGTTATGAATATATTGATAAGTTGTTTTTATCAGAATCTACAAAAAATGATTTATTAAAAAATCATAGTTATTTAGAATCTAAAATAAATGTTTTAGGTAGACCTATTAGTAATAACTTTTATCTAAAGGAAGAAAAATTTTTGAACTGGAAATCAAATGAGAAGATTCCTGTTCTGATGTCTGTTGGGGGACTTTGGAAACATAAAGGGTTTGACTTGATAATTAAATCATTAGCTCTAATGAAAAAAAAATATGGATGTGAAAAATGTGAATATATTATTATTGGAGATGGCCCTGAAAAAAAATTTTTATCTGACTTAATTAAAAAGCATAAATTATTAAAAGTTAAAATACTTGGTTATAAGCCTAATTCTGATTTGCCTAGTTATATATCTCAGTCAGATATTTTTGTAATACCTTCAATTAATGAAGGAGAGACATTTGGTAGATCTTGTGTTGAAGCTATGGCTTGCTCTAAACCAATACTTTCTTCATATTTAAGTAATTTATCTAATTTAGTGAAAGAGGGTGAAAATGGTTTTGTAGTTAAGCCAAATATAAAAAACTTTTATTTTGCTATCGAGAGGTTTTTAAATATCAGTAGATCGAGGTATATTAAGATGTCAAAATCATCATATAAAATAGCAATTAAATATAAACAGGAAAATATAGTGAATCAATTGATTAAACAATTTCCTAAATAA
- the neuC gene encoding UDP-N-acetylglucosamine 2-epimerase has translation MTKKKICVVVFSRANYARIKSLLKSINNNEGLELQLVVGASALLYRFGNPIDLIRSDGFEPAEVLYNIIEGDKPITMAKSAGLGIIELATIFEKLNPDIVLTVADRFETLSTAVAASYMNIPLAHTQGGEVTGSIDESVRHAITKLSHLHFPATKRSREYILRMGEDPNFVHQVGCPSIDLLVENDLRLESDTLSKYSGVGSEIDLSKNYLVVLQHPVTTEYGLGSGQIEETLKAVKKLGEEGLQIIWLWPNIDAGADDISKGIRSFRETENPKYIKFYKNFSPIDYAKLINNSKCLIGNSSSGIREAAYLGLGSVNIGNRQQDRERGDNVIDCNHIANDIYKAAKYQINKGRYNSSDIFGIGNSGKKIAEILLKTEINIKKRLNYLDE, from the coding sequence TTGACCAAAAAAAAAATTTGCGTAGTTGTATTCAGTAGAGCAAATTATGCAAGAATAAAGTCTCTACTTAAATCTATTAATAATAATGAGGGCCTAGAACTACAACTAGTGGTAGGAGCATCTGCTCTTTTATATAGATTTGGGAACCCTATTGATTTGATAAGAAGTGATGGATTTGAACCTGCAGAAGTTCTTTACAACATCATCGAGGGAGATAAGCCTATTACGATGGCCAAGTCAGCAGGATTAGGAATAATTGAACTTGCTACCATATTTGAGAAATTAAATCCTGATATAGTTTTAACGGTTGCTGATAGATTTGAAACGCTATCTACTGCAGTAGCAGCTAGTTATATGAATATACCTTTAGCACATACTCAAGGAGGGGAAGTGACTGGTTCTATAGATGAATCAGTTAGACATGCAATAACAAAATTATCTCATTTACATTTTCCTGCAACAAAACGTAGTAGAGAATATATCTTGAGAATGGGGGAGGATCCAAATTTTGTTCATCAAGTAGGATGCCCTTCGATTGATTTATTAGTTGAGAATGACTTGAGACTTGAATCTGATACGCTTTCAAAATATTCAGGAGTTGGAAGCGAGATTGATCTCTCAAAGAATTATCTCGTAGTTCTTCAACATCCTGTAACTACAGAATATGGATTAGGCAGTGGACAAATTGAAGAAACATTGAAGGCAGTTAAAAAACTTGGAGAAGAAGGATTACAAATTATATGGTTATGGCCAAATATCGATGCAGGAGCAGATGATATATCAAAAGGGATTAGATCTTTTAGAGAAACTGAGAACCCAAAATATATAAAATTTTATAAAAATTTTTCTCCAATTGATTACGCTAAGTTAATTAATAACAGCAAATGTCTCATCGGGAATTCCTCATCTGGGATAAGGGAAGCTGCTTATTTAGGTTTAGGATCAGTAAATATAGGCAACCGCCAACAAGATAGAGAACGTGGAGATAATGTTATAGATTGTAATCATATTGCAAATGATATTTATAAAGCGGCAAAGTACCAAATTAATAAAGGTAGATATAATTCTTCTGATATTTTTGGTATTGGAAATTCTGGTAAAAAGATTGCAGAAATATTACTAAAAACTGAAATAAATATCAAAAAAAGGTTAAATTATCTTGATGAATAA
- a CDS encoding class I SAM-dependent DNA methyltransferase, with protein sequence MKELDTFDNLIASFLNRLDNRIKYNKTFADKYYKEDNQKDTNANFKYFKEKLLLVKNIIKKSGKESKILDIGCGTGRFLSLFKDEKIFGIDINQNMLNKAELLKKDNKSLILFKTDIINFNRFYKTQNFDFIYSIGVFGEHALIDKKTLNIIFLNLKAGGYLFFTMYDNGLRRKGISKLIIRLLEKFFQIIKLRNSAIYISRRNNLEEIIRNMENIEIIYKIRKSTSSTSWNGNHIIVLLKKKF encoded by the coding sequence ATGAAAGAATTAGATACTTTTGATAATTTGATTGCATCCTTTTTAAATAGGCTGGACAATCGAATTAAATACAATAAGACATTTGCTGATAAATATTATAAAGAGGATAATCAAAAAGATACTAATGCAAATTTTAAATATTTTAAAGAAAAACTTTTACTCGTTAAAAATATAATAAAAAAAAGTGGTAAAGAGTCCAAAATATTAGATATTGGATGCGGTACAGGAAGATTTCTTAGTCTTTTTAAAGATGAAAAAATTTTTGGGATTGATATAAATCAAAATATGCTGAATAAGGCAGAGCTTTTAAAAAAAGATAATAAATCTTTGATTTTATTTAAGACAGATATCATCAATTTTAATCGTTTTTATAAAACACAAAATTTTGACTTTATTTATTCTATTGGAGTCTTTGGTGAGCATGCTTTGATTGATAAGAAAACTCTGAATATTATTTTTTTAAATCTTAAAGCCGGAGGTTACTTGTTTTTTACAATGTATGATAATGGTTTAAGGAGAAAAGGTATTTCTAAATTAATCATAAGGCTTTTAGAAAAATTTTTTCAAATAATCAAATTAAGAAATTCGGCTATTTATATTTCACGAAGAAATAACTTAGAAGAAATAATTAGAAATATGGAGAATATAGAAATAATTTATAAAATCAGAAAATCGACTAGTTCCACATCATGGAATGGTAATCACATTATTGTTTTACTTAAAAAAAAGTTTTAA